GGTGCTCGATGTGCCTGCGGTGGATCCCGTGTTTCCACTTGTACCGCGCGTCCCCGTGCAGCACCACCAGCGACCTCTGGGGCAAGGGGATGGCCACACTCACCTCCTTAGCCGGAACCAGCCTTGGGGACAAAAAGCACTTGGTTCCCCCTTCTCCTGAATTTCTGCACGATGATGTCTGCGTGGAAGATCCAGGGGGACTTAATTCCTCTTTACTGGAAATGGGCAATAATTGGATGGTGTCCTCTGAATCGCAGGACATGGAGAGCACAGTTTTTGACAGCAAGTTCAAGCTGACCAGGCGCTCCCCCCAGAGCCACCAGTCATCAAAGTGGGGGTCGATGGCAGAGCCTCTCTCCGGTCTGTAGTCCAGGTTACACTGTTCCACAGGTAAGAAACcactgagcacagcacaggcctTCATCTGGGCCACAATCTTTCTGCTGAAACCTGGCAAACCAGTAAAGCTGCCAGCTTTCAGCCTTTGTTTCTTGAAGTTCACTTTGGGTCCATAGTCCTGTTGgaaaagaagagggaggaaaaaattgGTGTAAAGGGAAAATCTAGGACAAGTCTTTTTGGAGAGGCTGCTTCTGCAGAGTTCTGTTCTCATCTCTTCCAGTGACCTGGTTGCCAGGTTGCAAAAGGACTCAGTGAATCTACATTAATCTCTCTGGATTTATAAAGTAAAACCAAATCTA
This region of Aphelocoma coerulescens isolate FSJ_1873_10779 chromosome 19, UR_Acoe_1.0, whole genome shotgun sequence genomic DNA includes:
- the ALKBH4 gene encoding alpha-ketoglutarate-dependent dioxygenase alkB homolog 4, with the protein product MQAAGGGGGPGCGCKGIRSCLLCEGPAPAAPPPQGEDNFTYCPATGLAKGNEHSEFAGWAFPFPGVFLVEEFISEEEECEIVELMDRDDWKPSQSGRKKQDYGPKVNFKKQRLKAGSFTGLPGFSRKIVAQMKACAVLSGFLPVEQCNLDYRPERGSAIDPHFDDWWLWGERLVSLNLLSKTVLSMSCDSEDTIQLLPISSKEELSPPGSSTQTSSCRNSGEGGTKCFLSPRLVPAKEVSVAIPLPQRSLVVLHGDARYKWKHGIHRRHIEHRRVCVTFRELSVEFSAGGRHEELGKELLQIALSFQGRPV